One genomic window of Medicago truncatula cultivar Jemalong A17 chromosome 1, MtrunA17r5.0-ANR, whole genome shotgun sequence includes the following:
- the LOC25482469 gene encoding filament-like plant protein isoform X2 has protein sequence MTDKKRWLWKRKSSEKSPGEAESSGSVSSHSEKFSDEQEVSKESSNGSNYSPDVTSKAVACAEDVDDCSVINEQLPDDIASTPLPTTCIINGGSSEVDANGENENKSNEKEDDLNDGSRDISEKLSAAIVNISNGKEEDLNDGSRDISEKLSAALVNVNAKEDLVKQHAKVAEEAIAGWEKAENEVAVLKKNLDTVTLRNSSLEDRVTHLDGALKECVRQLRQTREEHEANIQDAVAEKTHELESDKVKLESKLVELQKKLDASNTKSSIERDMRQKVEWLETENMALRHEILVQSEELKIRTVERDLSTQAAETASKQHLESIKKVAKLESECRRLKTIASKDHKSIASSSFCVESLTDSQSDSTERLTAVDCDILKMNGSENRCEPSCSDSWASALIAELDQFKNEKCCRQADPSSSLKIDLMDDFLEMERLAALPETKNASSFVEELVVADKCVDKESTLRAEFDIMTQQMDELKGKLEKVQADKAELEIALMKSEECIEESHLQLKEAVQKLEELQIELENAYKSKQTIENRLMSMEADSHTLSSKVNLLEAEVDKERALLHEIVMKCKDLEEELESKSAMLGLLEADVDKEKNMSHEIAIKCEGLEEELESKCAKLELLESEIVKERAASDEIAAKCKDLVEEFERKCAKVDFLEAEVEKERAMSEEIAVKCRELEEEILRPTASLYGEKKIKQEDLALAAGKLAECQKTIASLGNQLKSLATLEDFLIDTASIPASPAIIAHAGGEMWRMHSNGTFSPKRDSTSSRLADGSSGASLNKYEESSPLSSTSSTSSATLPNHASSEKGRIGFAKFFSRTKSGIRLEI, from the exons ATGACGGATAAGAAGAGATGGTTATGGAAGCGAAAGTCTTCCGAGAAGAGTCCGGGCGAAGCTGAGAGTTCAGGATCAGTTTCCTCTCATTCTGAGAAGTTTTCTGATGAACAG GAAGTATCAAAGGAATCTTCCAATGGAAGCAATTATTCACCTGATGTCACCTCAAAAGCTGTAGCTTGTGCTGAAGATGTTGATGATTGTTCAGTTATCAATGAACAACTTCCCGATGACATTGCATCAACACCTTTACCTACTACATGCATCATAAATGGTGGTTCATCAGAGGTAGATGCAAatggagaaaatgaaaataaatcaaatgaaaaagaaGATGATCTAAATGATGGTTCGAGGGATATATCTGAGAAGCTATCTGCTGCTATTGTTAATATATCGAATGGAAAAGAAGAAGATCTAAATGACGGGTCGAGGGATATATCTGAGAAGCTATCTGCTGCTCTTGTTAATGTCAATGCCAAAGAAGACTTGGTTAAACAGCATGCAAAAGTCGCTGAAGAAGCCATAGCAG GCTGGGAAAAGGCTGAAAATGAAGTAGCAGTTTTAAAGAAGAACCTTGACACAGTCACTCTCAGGAATTCATCTCTTGAAGATAGAGTCACTCATCTAGATGGAGCACTTAAGGAGTGCGTTAGGCAGCtaagacaaacaagagaagagcACGAAGCGAATATCCAAGACGCCGTAGCCGAAAAGACTCACGAATTGGAATCAGACAAAGTTAAACTCGAGAGCAAGCTCGTTGAGCTCCAGAAGAAATTAGATGCTTCAAATACCAAATCTTCTATTGAACGTGATATGCGTCAAAAGGTCGAATGGTTGGAGACTGAGAATATGGCTCTCAGGCACGAGATCCTAGTTCAATCGGAAGAGCTGAAAATCAGAACTGTTGAGAGGGATTTGAGCACCCAAGCAGCCGAGACAGCTAGTAAGCAACATTTAGAAAGCATCAAGAAAGTAGCCAAGCTTGAGTCTGAGTGTCGGAGATTGAAGACAATAGCTTCAAAAGATCATAAATCCATTGCTTCATCCTCATTTTGCGTTGAATCTCTCACAGATAGTCAGTCGGACAGTACGGAGAGGCTAACTGCGGTGGATTGTGATATCCTCAAGATGAATGGTTCAGAAAACAGGTGTGAACCAAGTTGTTCTGACTCGTGGGCGTCTGCGCTAATTGCCGAGCTTGATCAATTCAAGAATGAAAAGTGCTGCCGACAAGCTGATCCATCAAGTTCTCTTAAAATAGATCTGATGGACGATTTTCTTGAAATGGAACGACTCGCTGCATTGCCTGAGACTAAGAACGCAAGCAGCTTTGTTGAGGAGTTGGTTGTTGCCGATAAATGCGTTGACAAAGAAAGTACTCTCAGAGCTGAATTTGACATCATGACTCAGCAAATGGATGAACTAAAAGGGAAGTTAGAGAAGGTGCAAGCAGATAAAGCTGAACTAGAGATAGCTTTGATGAAAAGTGAAGAGTGTATCGAGGAGTCGCATCTTCAGTTAAAGGAGGCAGTTCAGAAATTGGAGGAGCTTCAAATTGAGCTAGAAAATGCCTACAAATCAAAGCAAACGATAGAAAATCGCCTAATGAGCATGGAGGCAGACTCTCACACGCTATCTTCCAAGGTCAACTTATTAGAAGCAGAGGTTGATAAGGAAAGGGCTTTGTTGCATGAAATTGTGATGAAGTGTAAGGACCTGGAGGAAGAGTTAGAAAGCAAGTCTGCAATGCTTGGCTTATTAGAAGCTGACGTTGATAAGGAGAAGAACATGTCACATGAAATTGCAATAAAATGTGAGGGTCTAGAGGAAGAGCTAGAAAGCAAATGTGCAAAGCTTGAATTGTTAGAATCAGAGATTGTTAAGGAGAGGGCTGCGTCAGACGAAATTGCGGCCAAGTGTAAGGACCTGGTGGAAGAGTTTGAAAGGAAATGTGCGAAGGTTGATTTCTTAGAAGCAGAGGTTGAAAAGGAGAGGGCCATGTCTGAAGAAATTGCAGTGAAGTGTAGGGAATTGGAGGAAGAGATACTCAGGCCAACAGCTAGCTTGTATGGAGAAAAGAAAATCAAGCAG GAGGACCTAGCACTCGCTGCCGGAAAGCTTGCCGAATGCCAGAAAACAATAGCATCTTTGGGGAACCAGCTGAAATCCCTGGCCACACTTGAGGATTTCCTTATTGACACTGCTAGCATTCCCGCAAGTCCAGCAATCATTGCTCATGCTGGTGGAGAGATGTGGAGGATGCATTCAAATGGCACATTTTCACCTAAGAGAGACTCCACTTCTTCTAGGTTGGCTGATGGTAGCTCCGGTGCTTCCCTGAACAAATATGAGGAAAGCTCACCACTTTCATCGACTTCTTCTACTTCATCAGCGACCTTGCCAAATCACGCCAGTTCTGAGAAGGGTCGAATTGGTTTCGCAAAATTTTTCTCGCGAACCAAGAGTGGTATTCGGCTAGAAATTTAG
- the LOC25482469 gene encoding filament-like plant protein isoform X1, translating into MTDKKRWLWKRKSSEKSPGEAESSGSVSSHSEKFSDEQQEVSKESSNGSNYSPDVTSKAVACAEDVDDCSVINEQLPDDIASTPLPTTCIINGGSSEVDANGENENKSNEKEDDLNDGSRDISEKLSAAIVNISNGKEEDLNDGSRDISEKLSAALVNVNAKEDLVKQHAKVAEEAIAGWEKAENEVAVLKKNLDTVTLRNSSLEDRVTHLDGALKECVRQLRQTREEHEANIQDAVAEKTHELESDKVKLESKLVELQKKLDASNTKSSIERDMRQKVEWLETENMALRHEILVQSEELKIRTVERDLSTQAAETASKQHLESIKKVAKLESECRRLKTIASKDHKSIASSSFCVESLTDSQSDSTERLTAVDCDILKMNGSENRCEPSCSDSWASALIAELDQFKNEKCCRQADPSSSLKIDLMDDFLEMERLAALPETKNASSFVEELVVADKCVDKESTLRAEFDIMTQQMDELKGKLEKVQADKAELEIALMKSEECIEESHLQLKEAVQKLEELQIELENAYKSKQTIENRLMSMEADSHTLSSKVNLLEAEVDKERALLHEIVMKCKDLEEELESKSAMLGLLEADVDKEKNMSHEIAIKCEGLEEELESKCAKLELLESEIVKERAASDEIAAKCKDLVEEFERKCAKVDFLEAEVEKERAMSEEIAVKCRELEEEILRPTASLYGEKKIKQEDLALAAGKLAECQKTIASLGNQLKSLATLEDFLIDTASIPASPAIIAHAGGEMWRMHSNGTFSPKRDSTSSRLADGSSGASLNKYEESSPLSSTSSTSSATLPNHASSEKGRIGFAKFFSRTKSGIRLEI; encoded by the exons ATGACGGATAAGAAGAGATGGTTATGGAAGCGAAAGTCTTCCGAGAAGAGTCCGGGCGAAGCTGAGAGTTCAGGATCAGTTTCCTCTCATTCTGAGAAGTTTTCTGATGAACAG caGGAAGTATCAAAGGAATCTTCCAATGGAAGCAATTATTCACCTGATGTCACCTCAAAAGCTGTAGCTTGTGCTGAAGATGTTGATGATTGTTCAGTTATCAATGAACAACTTCCCGATGACATTGCATCAACACCTTTACCTACTACATGCATCATAAATGGTGGTTCATCAGAGGTAGATGCAAatggagaaaatgaaaataaatcaaatgaaaaagaaGATGATCTAAATGATGGTTCGAGGGATATATCTGAGAAGCTATCTGCTGCTATTGTTAATATATCGAATGGAAAAGAAGAAGATCTAAATGACGGGTCGAGGGATATATCTGAGAAGCTATCTGCTGCTCTTGTTAATGTCAATGCCAAAGAAGACTTGGTTAAACAGCATGCAAAAGTCGCTGAAGAAGCCATAGCAG GCTGGGAAAAGGCTGAAAATGAAGTAGCAGTTTTAAAGAAGAACCTTGACACAGTCACTCTCAGGAATTCATCTCTTGAAGATAGAGTCACTCATCTAGATGGAGCACTTAAGGAGTGCGTTAGGCAGCtaagacaaacaagagaagagcACGAAGCGAATATCCAAGACGCCGTAGCCGAAAAGACTCACGAATTGGAATCAGACAAAGTTAAACTCGAGAGCAAGCTCGTTGAGCTCCAGAAGAAATTAGATGCTTCAAATACCAAATCTTCTATTGAACGTGATATGCGTCAAAAGGTCGAATGGTTGGAGACTGAGAATATGGCTCTCAGGCACGAGATCCTAGTTCAATCGGAAGAGCTGAAAATCAGAACTGTTGAGAGGGATTTGAGCACCCAAGCAGCCGAGACAGCTAGTAAGCAACATTTAGAAAGCATCAAGAAAGTAGCCAAGCTTGAGTCTGAGTGTCGGAGATTGAAGACAATAGCTTCAAAAGATCATAAATCCATTGCTTCATCCTCATTTTGCGTTGAATCTCTCACAGATAGTCAGTCGGACAGTACGGAGAGGCTAACTGCGGTGGATTGTGATATCCTCAAGATGAATGGTTCAGAAAACAGGTGTGAACCAAGTTGTTCTGACTCGTGGGCGTCTGCGCTAATTGCCGAGCTTGATCAATTCAAGAATGAAAAGTGCTGCCGACAAGCTGATCCATCAAGTTCTCTTAAAATAGATCTGATGGACGATTTTCTTGAAATGGAACGACTCGCTGCATTGCCTGAGACTAAGAACGCAAGCAGCTTTGTTGAGGAGTTGGTTGTTGCCGATAAATGCGTTGACAAAGAAAGTACTCTCAGAGCTGAATTTGACATCATGACTCAGCAAATGGATGAACTAAAAGGGAAGTTAGAGAAGGTGCAAGCAGATAAAGCTGAACTAGAGATAGCTTTGATGAAAAGTGAAGAGTGTATCGAGGAGTCGCATCTTCAGTTAAAGGAGGCAGTTCAGAAATTGGAGGAGCTTCAAATTGAGCTAGAAAATGCCTACAAATCAAAGCAAACGATAGAAAATCGCCTAATGAGCATGGAGGCAGACTCTCACACGCTATCTTCCAAGGTCAACTTATTAGAAGCAGAGGTTGATAAGGAAAGGGCTTTGTTGCATGAAATTGTGATGAAGTGTAAGGACCTGGAGGAAGAGTTAGAAAGCAAGTCTGCAATGCTTGGCTTATTAGAAGCTGACGTTGATAAGGAGAAGAACATGTCACATGAAATTGCAATAAAATGTGAGGGTCTAGAGGAAGAGCTAGAAAGCAAATGTGCAAAGCTTGAATTGTTAGAATCAGAGATTGTTAAGGAGAGGGCTGCGTCAGACGAAATTGCGGCCAAGTGTAAGGACCTGGTGGAAGAGTTTGAAAGGAAATGTGCGAAGGTTGATTTCTTAGAAGCAGAGGTTGAAAAGGAGAGGGCCATGTCTGAAGAAATTGCAGTGAAGTGTAGGGAATTGGAGGAAGAGATACTCAGGCCAACAGCTAGCTTGTATGGAGAAAAGAAAATCAAGCAG GAGGACCTAGCACTCGCTGCCGGAAAGCTTGCCGAATGCCAGAAAACAATAGCATCTTTGGGGAACCAGCTGAAATCCCTGGCCACACTTGAGGATTTCCTTATTGACACTGCTAGCATTCCCGCAAGTCCAGCAATCATTGCTCATGCTGGTGGAGAGATGTGGAGGATGCATTCAAATGGCACATTTTCACCTAAGAGAGACTCCACTTCTTCTAGGTTGGCTGATGGTAGCTCCGGTGCTTCCCTGAACAAATATGAGGAAAGCTCACCACTTTCATCGACTTCTTCTACTTCATCAGCGACCTTGCCAAATCACGCCAGTTCTGAGAAGGGTCGAATTGGTTTCGCAAAATTTTTCTCGCGAACCAAGAGTGGTATTCGGCTAGAAATTTAG